The Methanosphaera sp. DNA window CTGCAAGTTCCATGAATCCTACTTCTACATTTAATTCTGGGTGTTTTTCTGCATATTTTGCTGCAATTTCACTTACTACTTCTTTACTGTAAGGTAATCTACTTCCATGTCCTAGAAGTAATACTCCTGTTTTATTCTGTTGGTTTGAATTTGTATCCATATGTAATAACTCCGTCTTTTCCTTCTTCTCTAATTTTTCTAAATACGACTTCTACTTCATCACCGATATTTAAGTCATTAACATCACAATCAACAATCTGTGCTGTTATTTTTGCTCCTTCATCAAGTTCAATAATTCCAACAGCATATGGTGCAGCTATTTTAAAATCATCTGGTGCTGCACTAATTACTGAGTATGTATAGATTTTACCAGTTCCTTTAAATTGGAGGTCTTCTATGTCACCGTGGCTTCTACAGTTTGGACAAACTACTTTCTTAGGAAAGAATGTTTCTCCACATTCATTACACTTAGTTCCAATTAAATTATATCTTTGGTCGTTATGACGCCATCCTTTAATAATGTCAGTCATGATTACTCAATCCTCCGTATAGATTTAGAATATTTAATTTATAGTAATATATTATAACTATTTATTATTATTATGTATATTTAATATTATATAAATTACTATGAAAATCAATTAAATAAAAATATGTAAAAATTGTGTATATGGTGTCATATTCATAATAAAAGACGTATTTGGTGGTGTTTATATTTTAAATTAATTATGGTGTGGAAGGTAGTTTGCAAGTGTAAAATTAAGATAAGTTAATAAAATAAATAATTAAAATTTGAAAAAAAAAACAACTCATAAAAAAAAGAATAAAAAAATAAGAAAAGATTAAAAATCTAAAATTTCATAAAAACTCATAGAAAAATTTGGATGTAAATATAATCATATCCCACTACTTTCATATGAACATCTAAATCTATGAATCTTATAACAGATTTCAAATCCTTAATAAACTAGTCAAAAAATAACAAAAATAATTTCTTATGTTATCTTTTCCCACTAGATGACTAATTAACTTTAAAGATAACAAATATTTTAAACAATAGTTATCTTCAAAAACTTTTATCATACAAATGATTTAACTAAAAAACTACAAAATATTTCTAATTAAATCCTATAAAATTTCCAAGAAAATATCCCACTACTTTATTGAGAAATTTATAAGATTATTTTTTTTATCCTATATTTTTTTCTTAATTTTGTAGTAAATATTTAATATAAACCATAGTATATATTCATTGGAATCATTAGCTACATTCTAAGTAATTTCAATTGAAGTTAGAGTCTTCTTTTTTAACTATTGTCATATTCACATTGGAAATCTGCATAATCTTTTTTTTAGGAAATAATAGATTCTTAATGTCCGGCGTATTTAACTAGATAATAATTAAATACTACAGTAAAATATAGAATAATAGTCTTCCCACAGAACTATTAATTAATGATTTTTACTGATACATTTAGTTTCTATTGTTGTCTTTCCCCAGTTTATTTTTTATTATGATTTCATTATGTGATAATTTTCTAAACTTCAGATTATCTCTGATCTATTTTGAATTAAATTTTATTAAAACATATCTTCCTTAATTGGATATGTGGTATGGTTTAAATTTTTGTATAGATTTTTAAGTTTTTTGTTAATTAGTCCTCGTAGTTGCATCATAATCTACATCTGTTGTGATGTATACTGGTTGTGTCCCGTAATTTGTAGCAACAGTTGAGTATCTTTTAATTTTTTTAGATTTGTCTCTTTGTTCCATAGCTTTACCATAGCTAAATATTGCTACAAAAAATAGTAGGAAATAAACAAAAGAAAAAATCTTTTTAGATATTTTTCTAGATATGATGTTTTTATTTCTCATTTTTGATCAATTCCATAATTGTTTATTTTTTTTTAAATAATTTTAAAGAAAATCTTTATTTTCTACTATTTTCCTCTAATTGATAGTTTATATTATGTTCTATATATAGCTTAGCTAGTAAATTATCATAATATTTAAATAGGATGCTGTACAGTTTCTAAAAATTAATTTATTGAAAAAAAATAAAATAAAGGGTTAGGAGGTTAGGATTTTAAAAATACTTCGTATTTATACTTACTTACTTATTTAGTTAATTTTAAGTTGAATATCACTTTGCATCAAATTATAGAGACTATTTTCACCAGTTTTAACAGTTATCATATAATTTCCAACTTTTAAGTTCTCAGTATTAAGCTGTATATTAACTAAACCATCAACAACAATAGTATTTTCAACAGTCTTATTGTTAATTTTAATTGCACATTTAATACTTCCCTTAATTACACCACCATTAACATCATAAATTCTCATTTTAAGAGTTGTATTATGATTTTTTGGTGTATTAATAAGAGTAGTTGTTAGCTTTGCAACATTAGATCTTAATATTTCAACAACTTTTGTAGCATCAGTCTGGATATATCCACTATTTCGATAAGCTGCAGTTATTGTGTAATTTCCACAACCAATAGATTCAGGTAGCCTATACATTACATATGCAAGACCACCAGATACATTAGCACATATCTCATTACCACTAACATCTTTTAGTGTTTTATTATTAATTTTAAATATTACAACACCATCATCTATATTTACACCATTTATATCTGTTATCTTAGCTGTTATTGGAAGTATGCTTGTTGTTGTAGTTGTATTTGTTGTGCTGATTTTAATATTTACATCACGATCTTTAACAATTAAATTTACATCATAGCTTCCCATATTATAGAGACTATTTTCACCTACCTTAACTGTTATTGTGTAGTTTCCAGATTTTAGTGTATCAGTATTTAGAGTTGTGTTAATTATTCCATCAACTGCTGTTGTATGTATAAGTGTTTTACTATTAAGTTTTATTGCAACTTTCATATTTCCAACAAGTTTTTTGCCCATCATATCATTAAGTTGAATATTTAGTGTTGTATTTTCTTTTGTTTTAATTTCAATTGTGTCAATGTTAATATCTGCAATGCTACGTTTATATATATTAAATGAGGAATTTACTCTCATCTGGTTGTAGTATTTATTTGTATAGATAACTGTTAGTACATATTTGCCTCCACCAATATGTGATGGTAGTATGTAGTTAAGTTGTGCCATTGAATCTGTTGGTATGACCTTTATTGTCTTATTAGTATCATCTTTTAGTGTACATCCATTGATTTTAAAGATTACATATCCATCATTTATAATACGTCCATCTTTGGTGTCATTTAATGTTATGTTTACATCCAAGCTATCCATTACATATGGATTATTTGGCATAACTATGATATCCACGTCACGATTGGTGATGTTAAGCTTTGAATCTACTACTAGTTTGTCATATATTCCATTTTTATGTATGAGTAGTGTAATGTTATATTGACCAGATAGTAGTGTATCTGTGGCAACTGTAATGTTTAAAACACCACCACTAATTGTAGTATTAAATACTTTAATGTTATTAATTAATACATCAACACTGTTTTCACCAATTAGTGTCTGTCCATATTCATCATAAAGTTGTGTATTTATTGTCATATTTTGTAGTGTTTTAATCTCTGTTGTATCAAGTGTTATATTTCGAATACCTCGTGGGAGTACATCAACAGATTTACTTTCTATTTTTGTGTTATAGTATTCATTTCTAAATTCAACACTTAATGTGTATCTGCCCTCTTTCATATTAGCTGGTAGTGTATAGTTAAGTTTTATATTTGAATTATTAACTACTACAGTTGCAATTATGGTTTCATTAATACTATCACCATTTATCTTAAATACAGCTTCACCTGTATTTATTGGTGTATTATCAAGATTTAGAATTGTTGTATTTATCTCTAGTATATCCATTGTTTTTGGAGTGTTTGTATCAATTGTAATTATTGCTGTTTTATTTTCAATTACTAGTTTTTGATTTATTGTCTTTGCATTATATAGTCCACTTTGTGCAACTTCATATCGTATATTATAAACTCCACCATGTAGTGTATCTGTTGGTATTATTCTGTTAAGTTCACCATTATTTACTGCTATATCACGGATATAGGTGTCATTTATGTATACTTTTATCTGAGTTAATCCTATGAGATTTTCTCCATGTTCATCTGTTAGTTGTTCATTGATTTGTAGGTTATTTTGTGTTTTAATTGTTCTTTCTGGTAGTGTATCCTCTTTTATATTTGATCGTATTACACTAAATTCTCTCCACTGGCTCTGATTTTCATAGTATTGTGCACTAAATTGTGCAACTATCATGTAATCTTCAGCTATAATTTCAGGTGGAAGCTTGTAGTTTAGGTGTGCATATCCTCCTGTAACATTACTTCGTCCAACTTCTATGTTGTTAATTTTAAATACTACAACTCCACTATTTATGAGTGTTTTATCTTCTCTTATTATTATTGCATCAACTTGTAGTGTTTGTAGTGTTTTTGGAGTGTTTGTTGTAAGTGTAATATTTACAATGTGATTTATAACTACTAGTTTTGATGTGAAAGTCTTTGTATTATAATATCCATTTTCACCAAGTACATATCGTATTGTGTAGTTTCCCTCATCTAGTGTGTCAGTTTTAAGGTCGACATTTAAATTACCATTATTTACTACTACATCTTTGATGTATACATCATCTATGTATATTTTAGCATTTATTCTACCTACTAGTTGATCTGCTGCTTCATCTTTTAGAATCTTACTTATTGTTATGTTAGTTAGTGTTTTAGTTGTAATATCAGGGATAACTGGGTCAACTATATTGTTACGTTTTACATCTACATTTACATCTGCTTTTGCACTATTATAGTATGGACTGCTAAATTCACAGCTAAGTGGATATGAGCCATAGACATACTTCATTGGCAGCTGGAAATATAAGTGTATCATTCCATTTGCTAAGTTTACTGTTGTTATTATATTTCCATCTAATTTAATTGTTATAACACCATTTTTTACGAGATTGTTATCTGAATCTTTCACTGTTACATTTACATTTAATATTTTTGTAGCATTTGGTGTGTTTGTTGTAATATTAACTGTTGCATTACGATTTACTATATTAAATTCTACACTACTATTTGCACCATTATATGCACTACTTTGTGGTGCCTCTATTGTTATTTTATATCTACCTTGAGGATAGCTATTCATAACAACTGCTATGTTAATTTTACCATCAACAATATTGGTAGTTGAATATACTTTATCATTAATTTTAATTGTTATAGGAATTACTCCATGAACATCTTCACCTGTTGATGTTTTAATTGTTCCTATAATATTTACATTTTCTAGTGTTTTAATATCATCCACAGGATTTAGTGTTATGTTAATGTCACGTCTTTTAACATCAAATATTATCACTGCATTGTTTGATGATGTGGGATATACTACATTTACTCTCTTAATTCCACTACTTGTAAAGTTATATATGACTTTTATGATGCTATTTGTAGTATTTTTATTTACAACAATACTTTTACCATCAACAGTAAATATTACATCCTCATCAGCTGGAAGATTTGTTGCAATAAGTGGTGATATGAAGTCAGTATTGTCATAGACGTATGTTTCAAATGTATTGTTTACAACTGTATTTGTCATTGAAATATTTTGAGTTGTATAAATTGATGCACCATTTACATCATAGTTATCATTTAGTGTTAGTTTTGCAATATCTAGCTTGTCATCATTGTATATTATTGCACCATTTTGTGTTGCTGTGTTTGCTATAAATGTTGAATTTGAGATATAAAATGTTCCATTACAATTAGAGTTTGCACCACCATTTACTGCACTGTTTTGTTTAAATATTGAATCTTTGATCTCAATTGTTCCATTACGGTTAGTGTTTGCTCCTCCCTGTGTTGCACTGTTGTTTGTGAAGTTTGAATTGTAGATGTTCATGTTACCATTTAGGTTGTAGTTTGCTCCACCATTTACAGCATTATTTGCTGTGAAGTTTGAATCATAGATTGTGAAGTTTCCACTATTTGAGTTTGCTCCTCCACCATTTTGACTTCCTGTAATAGAATTTGCTGTGAAATTTGAATTTTGAATTACCACATTTCCACTACTTGCTATTACTCCACCACTGGTTCTTGCAATATTTTCCTCAAATGATGAATTTTGAATATCTAAATTTCCTGTATTATATATAACACCACCATTATTTGATGCTGAATTATCTTTAAATGTAGAGTTAGTAATAGTCATATGTCCTGTGTTATATGCTACTCCACCATTTCCTCCACCACCAAAGAGCCATCCAACGTATGCTGTATTTCCTGTAAAGTTAGAATTTCTAATATTTACAGTTCCATCATTATACATTACAGCTCCCTGTGATGCTGTAATTATACCAACATCTGTCATACAATCCTTAACTGTTATATTTTCAAGGTTAAGTGTATAACCATTATTTATTCTTATAAATCTATTGTTATATCCACCACTAATTATGTGATTGTTTCCATTTATTGTAAGTATCCTTGTTTTATCTGAATTTCCCCATGTAATAAGACGTGTTATATTATAATCTCCATCATTTAAGTTAATGATTTCCTCATAATCTGCATCTGGATTATTTTTAATGTCCTCTATTGTATTATATAGTTCATTATAGCTACTTACAGTGTATGATGCTTTTTTAATATCTTTTGTTGAATTTAAGGTTTTTGTATCTACAGAATTTGTTTCATTACCACTTGTTTCTAATTTTTGCTCACTGTTTGTATTTATTGTATCTGTAGTTTTTACTTTTTTATCAGCCTTATTTTCCCTTATTTGTTTTATATCAGGCAGTTCTTCTACATTATCATTATTATCTAATCTATTGTGTATTTGATCTGTCTTTTCATATATCTGAGTATGCTGCCCCCCCCTGGATCCATCCTTTTATCTGGATCAGTTGCACATGCTGTACTTAGAATTGTTATGAAAAATAATAGAATAATGATAAAAGAAAAAATTGACCTGTATTTTTTTAGGTTGTATTTTTTCATTTTAATCAACTTAAATAATTTTATTAAAAAGAAAATCTTATTCATATTATTTTCTCTTTGACAGTAATTGATTTAGAGATTCTATTATATAATAAATACTTTTTAATAACACTACAGGAGGGCTTTATTTTTTGATTTTAGGGCTATTTGGCTGTTTAAGAGGGTTTATTTTTATGTTAGTTTTCATAATTACTACATAAATTATTAAAATAAGATGAAATATGAATATATTAAACAATCCAGTAAAAAAAGTGGATATTTTTTAAACAATATTGAAAAATAAGTGCTATAAAATCATAATTCCCCTAACTAGTATATGGAATATTTTTAATAATTTTAAACAATCTCTAATTCATGTAATAAAAATAAATTTGTATTAAAACTAGAAAATACTAATAAATAATACTCTATTTATTTTTAAAAAAATAGTGAAAAGTTTTTTATACTATAAGCTACAGTTTGCATAAATTAATTAGGAAAATATTAAATTATTTACATAGTTTCTATAGTAAAAATTATTTGTTTAAATTTATTAAAACATATAAATTTGTAATAAAAATTTATGTAAAAAAAAGATAGATTGGAGGTTAAATACTAGGGGTGGGAAGTCTTTAGAGGTGTTGTTTAATTTTTTCATCAATAATATCAACTATTATATCATCAGCACCAAGTGGTTTTGTAAATACAACTTCACCTGTAAAATCAATTGTATCTCTTTGTTTATTTGGTATTGTGTAGTTTTCAACTTCTTCTGCTTCAAGACCAAGTGCTAGTGGAATGTCAATTTTTGTATGAACACCTTCGGCAAGGAATATTGGTACTGCAATAATTTTTTTAATATTTTCTGAAAACTTAGCAGCTGCCTGTGGTATTGATGGTTCACTTAGTTGCATAAATCCTGTTTGTATTTCATAATCATCAGAATTTGTGATAAATTTATTTGCAATTGATTCAACTACCATATTGTTATATTCAAGTGTACTTCCATGTCCAATAAGTAATATTCCTGTATTTTCTGTGTTTGCTTGTGGATCTTTTTCTAGTTCTGTGTTAATTCTTTGTGCTATTATTTCAACAATTTTATCATCATCACCTATTGGTTTAAGATACACTATTTCTCCATCAAAATCTACTGGTTCAGATTTAGCTTCACGTCCATGATGATGGTGGTGGTGATGTCCGTGTTCATGGTCGTGGTGATGGTGGTGGAGGTGTCCATGGTTTTCTATTTCTTCAAGTTCTTTTGTTTTAATTCCTAGTATTGTTGGTATATCTACTCTTGTATGCATTCCATTTGCAAGAAATACTGGATTTACTATGATTTTATTTACACCTTTTTCTTTTAGTTTGTTAAATGCTGTTGGTATGTTTGGTTCTACTAGTTCCATAAATCCTATGTCTATGTTGTAGTCTGGGTAACGTTCTTGGTATTTTGCTGCTACTTGTGTTACTACTTCTTTGTTGTATGGAAGACGACTTCCATGTCCTATAAATAATATTCCTGTATCTTCTGCTGTCATAATAATCATTTCATTATATTTTTTTTGTTATTACATTTTTATTTAAATTAAATAAATAGTATTACTTTCAGTATATATTTTTAATACAAGTGTTATTGTTTCATACTTTTATATTTTAAAATTATTAAAGTTATTTAATACAAAAACCCCAAATTTCAATAGTTTTTTAATACAACTAAGAAAAAAATAATAAACTAAAAAACAACTAAAATAAAAACATAATACTTGGAGGAATGTTAAAAGTGGATAAAATAATAGAATATAAAATAACAGATGAACTATGCCCTGAAATATCAGTGGTTGTAAAAATAACAACAATAGGATTTCCAGTAGATGAAAAACTAGAATATGGATGTGATGGAATATTCTATGATGACATCACAAAAGTTCCAAAAGATG harbors:
- the cfbA gene encoding sirohydrochlorin nickelochelatase codes for the protein MTAEDTGILFIGHGSRLPYNKEVVTQVAAKYQERYPDYNIDIGFMELVEPNIPTAFNKLKEKGVNKIIVNPVFLANGMHTRVDIPTILGIKTKELEEIENHGHLHHHHHDHEHGHHHHHHHGREAKSEPVDFDGEIVYLKPIGDDDKIVEIIAQRINTELEKDPQANTENTGILLIGHGSTLEYNNMVVESIANKFITNSDDYEIQTGFMQLSEPSIPQAAAKFSENIKKIIAVPIFLAEGVHTKIDIPLALGLEAEEVENYTIPNKQRDTIDFTGEVVFTKPLGADDIIVDIIDEKIKQHL
- a CDS encoding right-handed parallel beta-helix repeat-containing protein translates to MTDVGIITASQGAVMYNDGTVNIRNSNFTGNTAYVGWLFGGGGNGGVAYNTGHMTITNSTFKDNSASNNGGVIYNTGNLDIQNSSFEENIARTSGGVIASSGNVVIQNSNFTANSITGSQNGGGANSNSGNFTIYDSNFTANNAVNGGANYNLNGNMNIYNSNFTNNSATQGGANTNRNGTIEIKDSIFKQNSAVNGGANSNCNGTFYISNSTFIANTATQNGAIIYNDDKLDIAKLTLNDNYDVNGASIYTTQNISMTNTVVNNTFETYVYDNTDFISPLIATNLPADEDVIFTVDGKSIVVNKNTTNSIIKVIYNFTSSGIKRVNVVYPTSSNNAVIIFDVKRRDINITLNPVDDIKTLENVNIIGTIKTSTGEDVHGVIPITIKINDKVYSTTNIVDGKINIAVVMNSYPQGRYKITIEAPQSSAYNGANSSVEFNIVNRNATVNITTNTPNATKILNVNVTVKDSDNNLVKNGVITIKLDGNIITTVNLANGMIHLYFQLPMKYVYGSYPLSCEFSSPYYNSAKADVNVDVKRNNIVDPVIPDITTKTLTNITISKILKDEAADQLVGRINAKIYIDDVYIKDVVVNNGNLNVDLKTDTLDEGNYTIRYVLGENGYYNTKTFTSKLVVINHIVNITLTTNTPKTLQTLQVDAIIIREDKTLINSGVVVFKINNIEVGRSNVTGGYAHLNYKLPPEIIAEDYMIVAQFSAQYYENQSQWREFSVIRSNIKEDTLPERTIKTQNNLQINEQLTDEHGENLIGLTQIKVYINDTYIRDIAVNNGELNRIIPTDTLHGGVYNIRYEVAQSGLYNAKTINQKLVIENKTAIITIDTNTPKTMDILEINTTILNLDNTPINTGEAVFKINGDSINETIIATVVVNNSNIKLNYTLPANMKEGRYTLSVEFRNEYYNTKIESKSVDVLPRGIRNITLDTTEIKTLQNMTINTQLYDEYGQTLIGENSVDVLINNIKVFNTTISGGVLNITVATDTLLSGQYNITLLIHKNGIYDKLVVDSKLNITNRDVDIIVMPNNPYVMDSLDVNITLNDTKDGRIINDGYVIFKINGCTLKDDTNKTIKVIPTDSMAQLNYILPSHIGGGKYVLTVIYTNKYYNQMRVNSSFNIYKRSIADINIDTIEIKTKENTTLNIQLNDMMGKKLVGNMKVAIKLNSKTLIHTTAVDGIINTTLNTDTLKSGNYTITVKVGENSLYNMGSYDVNLIVKDRDVNIKISTTNTTTTTSILPITAKITDINGVNIDDGVVIFKINNKTLKDVSGNEICANVSGGLAYVMYRLPESIGCGNYTITAAYRNSGYIQTDATKVVEILRSNVAKLTTTLINTPKNHNTTLKMRIYDVNGGVIKGSIKCAIKINNKTVENTIVVDGLVNIQLNTENLKVGNYMITVKTGENSLYNLMQSDIQLKIN
- a CDS encoding Zn-ribbon domain-containing OB-fold protein; the encoded protein is MTDIIKGWRHNDQRYNLIGTKCNECGETFFPKKVVCPNCRSHGDIEDLQFKGTGKIYTYSVISAAPDDFKIAAPYAVGIIELDEGAKITAQIVDCDVNDLNIGDEVEVVFRKIREEGKDGVITYGYKFKPTE